A window of the Trichoderma asperellum chromosome 4, complete sequence genome harbors these coding sequences:
- a CDS encoding uncharacterized protein (BUSCO:EOG092D0JYM): MTSSPQEVPLHSIDRTPEYEDFMNKLKDYHTQRGTALDPEPKVGMIHLDLFKVFNHIVANGGYDKVSEEKLAWRRMAAELGLHSNNEASTAFALKEKFYKNLAAYEIKTVHGKEPPPKDILEDVTAKGASLLTRTRENFRGKRESNVGATDSPASGDDGTPTRERPAPDPASSARASRGLREAPPQRIIFQPDTGPARATRQASNQQANNSASPAVNHGQQAAAHHSAVHPMPPMAIHNNSRGPSILHHPPNSENTSHLVTSYQPKPMKPLQLRPVATPSNAPSEFFKARLPHRFALDAANRQPMQPGTGFDGPNIYTRCLNALRSGVTAEQAFALNHLVKISFERGDKYKFDSFPGLAEGLVEKALQIGSLFYYVNWTVSWDSFAESNDVGCLDGNYGTPDILERIENLIEREIPDVIQTEKFADEMVLTTEAILTIRNMVTLPENAHNMSDFHPVKDLICILLHLPARDSLTEVKQLALDIAEQLTPFMALESDDPLYKSLLSQLASEDRGTILTALRALGRISVNLEATNKLGEVPGPVLQRIVNWLLLNDDELIDACLDFLYQYTAVVPNLDNLVRSIVPDNLVQQLVRLLAHGARKYTRDYTIAPEQRLPARDEIAPMPDDLLQEMLRLEEPDRVHQWVKCFFEEDNRSFITQLAAWQAYQSAFATPLKTINQAMITPADFIRNSTSVYKDSNAQVLREPGDPQQKFIIHGIRARPRPLAFDGTEYGRCLWATNPDKKNEKCGHFYLKQEQMWNHILTTHLNEQRGANGQYTNAEKEFRCTWGECTKYEKPIKMNLQSFARHITTHISTMIPGPNAVHRRQRNQWIIPAKTMSIVLEETPTFRDERTPEAPPQAGGIPLSAVLVLRNIARNVVKTEAEEELLKEQSRSPGKGGWNEKLFRPHLSQLYGILAENLAMSPYIASLLELIIPVPERD; the protein is encoded by the exons ATGACGTCTTCTCCTCAGGAAGTGCCGCTGCACTCCATCGACAGGACGCCCGAATATGAAGACTTTATGAACAAACTTAAAGATTACCACACACAACGAGGCACGGCGTTAGACCCAGAGCCCAAGGTTGGAATGATCCATTTGGATCTGTTCAAGGTCTTCAACCATATTGTCGCGAATGGTGGATACGATAAAGTATCAGAAGAGAAGTTGGCATGGCGTCGAATGGCAGCTGAGCTTGGCCTTCATTCCAATAACGAGGCATCGACGGCTTTTGCTCTCAAGGAGAAATTCTACAAGAATCTGGCGGCATACGAGATCAAAACAGTCCATGGAAAAGAACCGCCGCCGAAAGATATCTTGGAGGATGTCACTGCTAAGGGTGCGAGCCTTCTAACACGGACGAGAGAAAACTTCCGcggcaagagagagagcaacgTTGGGGCCACAGACAGCCCTGCgtctggtgatgatggcaccCCGACACGAGAACGGCCAGCACCAGACCCTGCGTCAAGCGCTCGAGCTTCTCGCGGTCTTCGTGAGGCGCCTCCCCAAAGAATCATTTTTCAGCCCGATACTGGCCCAGCCCGAGCCACAAGACAGGCCTCCAACCAGCAGGCCAACAATTCAGCCTCACCAGCCGTTAACCACGGCCAGCAAGCCGCTGCTCACCATTCAGCCGTTCATCCAATGCCGCCAATGGCAATTCACAACAACTCACGCGGCCCTTCAATCTTACATCATCCTCCCAATTCTGAAAACACGTCACATCTAGTCACTTCCTACCAGCCGAAGCCAATGAAACCACTCCAACTACGTCCTGTAGCTACTCCAAGCAATGCGCCGAGCGAGTTCTTCAAAGCGAGGCTGCCGCATCGCTTTGCTCTGGACGCTGCTAACAGGCAGCCCATGCAGCCCGGCA CTGGCTTTGATGGCCCTAATATTTATACTCGTTGCCTGAACGCCCTTCGTTCTGGTGTTACCGCAGAGCAGGCTTTTGCACTTAACCATCTGGTGAAAATCTCGTTTGAGCGAGGTGACAAGTACAAGTTCGACTCTTTCCCGGGACTGGCTGAGGGGCTTGTGGAGAAGGCACTGCAGATAGGCAGTCTCTTTTACTATGTCAACTGGACCGTATCATGGGATTCATTTGCTGAGTCGAATGACGTTGGCTGCTTAGATGGCAATTACGGCACGCCGGATATCCTAGAGAGAATCGAAAACCTGATCGAACGGGAGATACCAGACGTTATCCAGACCGAAAAGTTCGCAGATGAGATGGTCTTGACAACGGAGGCTATACTTACCATCAGAAATATGGTAACGCTGCCCGAAAATGCGCACAACATGTCGGACTTTCACCCGGTGAAGGATCTGATATGTATTCTTTTGCACCTGCCGGCGAGGGATTCTCTTACAGAAGTTAAGCAACTTGCTCTTGATATTGCAGAACAGCTGACACCGTTCATGGCTCTGGAATCCGACGACCCCCTTTACAAGAGCCTTTTATCCCAGCTAGCATCGGAAGATCGAGGAACCATTCTGACAGCACTTCGTGCACTTGGTAGGATTTCTGTGAATCTGGAGGCTACAAACAAGCTGGGTGAAGTTCCAGGTCCAGTGCTCCAGCGAATCGTGAATTGGCTTCTGCTGAACGATGATGAGCTCATTGATGCTTGTCTCGACTTTCTCTACCAATACACTGCTGTCGTGCCCAACCTTGACAATCTAGTACGATCTATCGTCCCCGACAACTTGGTCCAGCAACTCGTTCGCTTGTTGGCCCATGGTGCTCGAAAATATACCAGAGACTACACAATTGCGCCAGAGCAGAGGTTGCCAGCGAGAGACGAAATTGCTCCAATGCCCGACGATCTTCTCCAAGAAATGCTTAGACTGGAAGAGCCTGATCGAGTCCACCAGTGGGTCAAGTGCTTCTTTGAGGAAGACAACCGGTCCTTTATCACGCAGCTCGCCGCTTGGCAGGCTTACCAGTCGGCATTCGCCACCCCCTTGAAGACAATAAACCAAGCAATGATCACGCCCGCAGATTTCATTCGGAACAGCACATCCGTCTACAAGGACTCTAATGCCCAAGTGCTTCGAGAGCCTGGTGACCCGCAACAGAAGTTTATCATACACGGTATTCGGGCACGGCCAAGACCCCTCGCATTTGATGGCACCGAATATGGCCGCTGTCTGTGGGCCACGAACCCGGACAAGAAGAACGAGAAATGCGGCCATTTCTATCTAAAGCAGGAGCAGATGTGGAACCACATCCTAACAACCCACCTGAACGAACAGAGGGGCGCCAACGGCCAGTACACTAATGCCGAGAAGGAGTTCCGATGCACATGGGGCGAGTGCACCAAGTACGAGAAGCCGATCAAGATGAACCTGCAGAGCTTTGCCCGGCACATCACTACCCACATCTCCACGATGATCCCCGGCCCGAATGCCGTGCATAGGCGCCAGCGGAACCAGTGGATCATCCCAGCAAAGACGATGAGCATCGTGCTAGAGGAGACGCCGACGTTCCGAGATGAGCGGACGCCCGAGGCACCTCCCCAGGCTGGCGGTATCCCGCTAAGCGccgtgctggtgctgcgtAACATTGCGCGTAATGTGGTCAAGACAGAAGCCGAAGAGGAGCTCCTCAAAGAACAGTCTAGGAGTCCTGGGAAGGGAGGATGGAATGAGAAGCTCTTCCGGCCTCATTTATCACAATTATATGGCATTTTGGCGGAAAATCTTGCCATG AGCCCATATATTGCGTCCCTGCTGGAGCTAATTATACCGGTGCCTGAACGCGACTAG
- a CDS encoding uncharacterized protein (EggNog:ENOG41), whose amino-acid sequence MKRWQSFHRTSSHGISTRHCTNKGRNSAFSAMAAPPLSGCPLKRLEIHGGPTCNTYDAASLESSLTATLDAQRSTTGSHSNLLLQSHLGMRRVFSMQLEDLTASPGSEREIVETYQPSLRIRIQFFCTAQTVIFYFEKEQDFGNAIIMLKRIGFRVQDGVPLQLHTCATTKLDPVSSNHFGPRLSSFTPLRNEGQQLSQTHFSFTSMLNSDVPLTQLLPPDTQGQCIHQPLPYDMSQEPDLQSSPVPAYAPHISPQHVHLNQRKNTYQPRISSPLRHTIRINDQSEANSLSLPNSQPIPDTDHAEITSFPSHRGISAPKLLSNFLQFPQVSVTNYNASLDYQFSPSGSQESNTSAESCSQTTAATDDDLNLQLGQDFRKLMPRTRSLPFLKGRDHTVAQLKPRNKSDQRHNNSCEKETVPENANVFKKEKAKVLKSNSISSQLVFRCTPPQSKALQSGDTPTCRPSFEVAELPTMLITDPALLERTNKATSQLLDQYRTDVNRGSNTAAYAEFYLGRLQAVRREFWFNELNQMDESGSGNLY is encoded by the exons ATGAAGCGCTGGCAATCATTTCATCGCACATCTTCTCATGGGATCTCTACTCGCCATTGCACCAACAAAGGACGAAATTCTGCATTTTCAGCCATGGCGGCTCCACCACTGTCCGGATGTCCTCTCAAGCGTTTGGAGATCCATGGCGGGCCCACCTGCAACACTTATGACGCTGCCAGCTTGGAGAGTTCCTTGACGGCTACCCTGGACGCGCAGAGATCTACCACGGGAAGCCATAGCAATCTATTGCTTCAATCTCACTTGGGGATGAGACGAGTA TTCTCTATGCAACTCGAAGATCTGACCGCATCACCCGGCAGTGAAAGGGAAATTGTAGAAACGTATCAGCCGTCTTTGAGAATAAGGATCCAATTTTTTTGTACGGCGCAGActgttatattttatttcgAAAAGGAACAAGACTTCGGTAACGCTATAATTATGCTCAAGCGCATTGGATTCCGCGTCCAAGATGGCGTCCCGCTTCAATTGCATACTTGTGCTACAACGAAGCTGGACCCTGTATCATCGAATCACTTTGGACCACGGTTAAGTTCATTTACTCCCTTAAGGAATGAAGGGCAGCAGCTTTCTCAAACCCACTTTTCGTTTACGTCAATGCTGAATTCCGACGTTCCCTTAACGCAATTACTGCCACCAGACACTCAAGGTCAATGCATTCATCAACCTTTACCCTACGACATGTCACAGGAGCCGGATCTGCAGTCGTCTCCAGTACCGGCATACGCCCCTCATATAAGCCCTCAACATGTTCATCTCAACCAACGGAAGAACACGTATCAGCCGCGAATTAGTTCTCCTTTGCGACATACTATCCGAATCAACGATCAAAGTGAAGCGAATAGCCTATCGCTGCCGAATAGTCAGCCAATCCCTGATACTGACCATGCAGAAATAACATCTTTCCCAAGTCATCGAGGTATCTCTGCTCCCAAATTGTTGTCCAACTTTTTGCAATTTCCTCAAGTTTCAGTTACAAATTATAATGCATCACTCGACTACCAATTTAGCCCCTCGGGAAGTCAAGAGAGTAATACTTCTGCTGAAAGCTGCTCACAAACTACAGCGGCCACCGATGACGATTTGAATTTACAACTCGGACAAGATTTTCGCAAACTAATGCCGCGAACGCGCAGTTTGCCATTTTTAAAAGGCAGAGATCACACTGTTGCTCAATTAAAGCCGAGAAACAAGTCAGATCAGCGGCACAATAACTCATGTGAGAAAGAAACGGTTCCTGAGAACGCAAATGTattcaaaaaagaaaaggccaaagTATTGAAATCAAATAGTATCAGCTCTCAACTTGTTTTCCGTTGTACTCCGCCTCAGTCAAAAGCTCTGCAATCTGGCGACACTCCAACCTGTCGCCCATCATTTGAAGTAGCTGAGCTGCCCACCATGTTGATTACTGACCCTGCGCTGCTAGAGAGGACAAACAAAGCCACTTCACAGCTGCTTGATCAGTACAGGACAGATGTCAATCGGGGCTCTAATACTGCAGCATACGCCGAATTCTACTTGGGGCGGCTACAGGCAGTTCGCAGAGAGTTCTGGTTCAATGAACTAAATCAAATGGATGAAAGTGGGAGTGGAAATTTGTATTAA
- a CDS encoding uncharacterized protein (EggNog:ENOG41) — protein sequence MQLEDLTASPGSEREIVETYQPSLRIRIQFFCTAQTVIFYFEKEQDFGNAIIMLKRIGFRVQDGVPLQLHTCATTKLDPVSSNHFGPRLSSFTPLRNEGQQLSQTHFSFTSMLNSDVPLTQLLPPDTQGQCIHQPLPYDMSQEPDLQSSPVPAYAPHISPQHVHLNQRKNTYQPRISSPLRHTIRINDQSEANSLSLPNSQPIPDTDHAEITSFPSHRGISAPKLLSNFLQFPQVSVTNYNASLDYQFSPSGSQESNTSAESCSQTTAATDDDLNLQLGQDFRKLMPRTRSLPFLKGRDHTVAQLKPRNKSDQRHNNSCEKETVPENANVFKKEKAKVLKSNSISSQLVFRCTPPQSKALQSGDTPTCRPSFEVAELPTMLITDPALLERTNKATSQLLDQYRTDVNRGSNTAAYAEFYLGRLQAVRREFWFNELNQMDESGSGNLY from the coding sequence ATGCAACTCGAAGATCTGACCGCATCACCCGGCAGTGAAAGGGAAATTGTAGAAACGTATCAGCCGTCTTTGAGAATAAGGATCCAATTTTTTTGTACGGCGCAGActgttatattttatttcgAAAAGGAACAAGACTTCGGTAACGCTATAATTATGCTCAAGCGCATTGGATTCCGCGTCCAAGATGGCGTCCCGCTTCAATTGCATACTTGTGCTACAACGAAGCTGGACCCTGTATCATCGAATCACTTTGGACCACGGTTAAGTTCATTTACTCCCTTAAGGAATGAAGGGCAGCAGCTTTCTCAAACCCACTTTTCGTTTACGTCAATGCTGAATTCCGACGTTCCCTTAACGCAATTACTGCCACCAGACACTCAAGGTCAATGCATTCATCAACCTTTACCCTACGACATGTCACAGGAGCCGGATCTGCAGTCGTCTCCAGTACCGGCATACGCCCCTCATATAAGCCCTCAACATGTTCATCTCAACCAACGGAAGAACACGTATCAGCCGCGAATTAGTTCTCCTTTGCGACATACTATCCGAATCAACGATCAAAGTGAAGCGAATAGCCTATCGCTGCCGAATAGTCAGCCAATCCCTGATACTGACCATGCAGAAATAACATCTTTCCCAAGTCATCGAGGTATCTCTGCTCCCAAATTGTTGTCCAACTTTTTGCAATTTCCTCAAGTTTCAGTTACAAATTATAATGCATCACTCGACTACCAATTTAGCCCCTCGGGAAGTCAAGAGAGTAATACTTCTGCTGAAAGCTGCTCACAAACTACAGCGGCCACCGATGACGATTTGAATTTACAACTCGGACAAGATTTTCGCAAACTAATGCCGCGAACGCGCAGTTTGCCATTTTTAAAAGGCAGAGATCACACTGTTGCTCAATTAAAGCCGAGAAACAAGTCAGATCAGCGGCACAATAACTCATGTGAGAAAGAAACGGTTCCTGAGAACGCAAATGTattcaaaaaagaaaaggccaaagTATTGAAATCAAATAGTATCAGCTCTCAACTTGTTTTCCGTTGTACTCCGCCTCAGTCAAAAGCTCTGCAATCTGGCGACACTCCAACCTGTCGCCCATCATTTGAAGTAGCTGAGCTGCCCACCATGTTGATTACTGACCCTGCGCTGCTAGAGAGGACAAACAAAGCCACTTCACAGCTGCTTGATCAGTACAGGACAGATGTCAATCGGGGCTCTAATACTGCAGCATACGCCGAATTCTACTTGGGGCGGCTACAGGCAGTTCGCAGAGAGTTCTGGTTCAATGAACTAAATCAAATGGATGAAAGTGGGAGTGGAAATTTGTATTAA
- a CDS encoding uncharacterized protein (TransMembrane:1 (o20-44i)), producing the protein MDVLTQPTLSLGSFLCSVQSSLYILLFYLYILFSLSCFSLRIAFRQHRLGDRLAQATSDTMGINNPLPASMASECKKCGKILTSFINPRQAFGPDKIIPPSVLSNAKGLAIITVFKAGFLGSGRFGSGLVVARLPDGTWSAPSAIGTLGGGFGGQIGFELTDFVFILNDTSAVKTFAQAGSITLGGNVSLAAGPVGRNAEAAGAASLKSVAGIFSYSKTKGLFAGVSLEGSAIIERRDANEKLYGTRYTAQQLLTGSVPPPPQAAPLMTILNSRVFAGMRQGQSDDTMYNDMPVYDDNHDDVVWEGRQGAAYGEGQRSNRSRSNTWQDDVYDRESFNAPSRSNTMGGGTRGFGDDYRWHDAPAEKKVPPGRPTAPKPSFGNRQAALKSNEAVAMFNFDADQPGDLGFKKGDIITILKKTDSDNDWWTGQIGARHGIFPSNYVKMRE; encoded by the exons ATGGACGTGCTGACGCAACCCACCCTCTCTTTAGGCAGTTTCTTGTGCAGCGTCCAGTCCTcgctttatatacttttgtTTTATCTGTATatcctcttcagcctctctTGCTTCAGCCTCCGGATTGCCTTTCGCCAGCATCGCTTGGGAGACCGCCTTGCGCAGGCAACGTCAGACACGATGGGCATCAACAACCCTCTCCCCGCCTCCATGGCGT CCGAATGCAAAAAGTGCGGCAAGATCCTCACGTCGTTTATCAATCCGCGACAGGCGTTTGGCCCGGACAAGATCATCCCGCCGTCGGTCCTCTCCAATGCAAAGggcctcgccatcatcaccgtCTTCAAGGCCGGATTCCTCGGATCTGGTCGATTCGGCAGCGGCCTTGTGGTCGCTCGGCTGCCTGATGGTACTTGGAGCGCTCCCAGCGCTATTGGAACGCTTGGAGGAGGTTTTGGCGGCCAGATTGGCTTCGAGCTGACcgacttcgtcttcatcctcaacGACACCTCGGCCGTCAAGACCTTTGCGCAGGCCGGGTCCATCACCCTGGGAGGCAACGTGTCATTGGCTGCGGGACCCGTTGGTCGCAATGCCGAGGCCGCCGGTGCAGCTTCGCTCAAGAGCGTGGCCGGCATCTTCAGCTACTCCAAGACCAAGGGCCTGTTCGCCGGTGTGTCGCTCGAAGGATCGGCCATCATCGAGCGCCGTGACGCCAACGAGAAGCTCTATGGCACGCGGTACActgcgcagcagctgcttaCGGGGTCTGTGCCGCCTCCGCCGCAGGCCGCTCCTCTCATGACCATTCTCAATTCTAGGGTATTTGCCGGCATGAGGCAGGGCCAGTCCGACGACACCATGTACAACGATATGCCCGTATACGACGACAACCACGACGATGTCGTCTGGGAGGGCCGCCAGGGAGCTGCCTACGGCGAAGGCCAACGGTCCAACCGCTCGAGATCAAACACTTGGCAGGACGATGTGTACGACAGGGAGAGCTTCAATGCACCGTCGCGCTCAAACACGATGGGTGGTGGTACGAGAGGCTTTGGCGACGACTACAGGTGGCATGATGCGccggcagagaagaaggttCCCCCTGGCCGTCCCACTGCTCCAAAGCCTTCATTTGGAAACCGACAGGCTGCATTGAAGTCGAACGAGGCTGTGGCCATGTTCAACTTTGATGCGGACCAGCCTGGCGACTTGGGCTTCAAGAAGGGCGATATCATCACAATTCTGAAGAAGACAGATAGCGATAACGACTGGTG GACCGGTCAAATTGGAGCACGACACGGCATTTTCCCGAGTAACTACGTCAAGATGAGGGAGTAA
- a CDS encoding uncharacterized protein (TransMembrane:1 (i74-93o)): protein MSEAYERERQNNARLEELSSKVTALRGVTVDIYDNARAQDVIDHTSDTFTSMTSQFKGSASRLTRMAASGNNVAILKLAGIIIGAFLLLYYGLKLIF from the exons ATGTCTGAAGCCTACGAGCGTGAGCGCCAGAACAACGCTCGCCTGGAAGAGCTCTCCTCCAAAGTCACTGCCCTGCGCGGCGTCACCGTCGACATATACGACAATGCCCGTGCCCAAGATGTCATCGACCACACT TCTGATACATTCACATCCATGACCTCCCAATTCAAAGGCTCAGCGTCCCGATTAACGCGCATGGCCGCTTCGGGAAACAACGTCGCTATATTGAAACTCgcgggcatcatcatcggagCGTTTCTGCTGCTCTACTATGGCCTCAAATTGATCTTTTGA
- a CDS encoding uncharacterized protein (BUSCO:EOG092D3MYV) — translation MSRRAPNPGAERAAQNQATIKSLLKLEPNKICADCKKNKHPRWASWNLGIFICIRCSGIHRGMGTHISRVKSVDLDSWTDEQLQSVLNWGNARANKYWEAKLAPGHTPSESKIENFIRTKYELKRWAMDGPVPDPATLDAAADDDVPLSIVKEKQVVERNESIRKASIGQSQAPRKAPLPAPAVGDLIGSDDPVPVRATSGPPVGRITPKAEPAPPKTTGTKDSLLGLDFLGEANTPPRPASTPGVSSAGAQSRPDLKQSILSLYASVPKPQPPQQQQYQQQGFGGPTSPTFSHHSQGSVGGSMGGFNDAFGSLNIGNVAAPRPAPVDPFASLGTRAAASQSTNSSAFGGLSGGNFFNSKPTQPAQPSHQSTLSNSSSGFGGFGDFSSPMAAAPAPVPKASSAMDDLFDFSAPATTIQPTSPPATQPSAPVSNSVFNLSSPQTKPVAPAPAPAPSSAATALGGANLSGADVWGGNEWSSGPSTAAPIAQKSPSLPKASAPSLGWEGGAFSNTPIVPGSSGGFAPAAPKVTADEEFGGWASSTGGASSNVTSNQGGFGGSDDLFNNVWQ, via the exons ATGTCGAGACGAGCTCCAAATCCCGGCGCCGAGCGGGCGGCGCAGAACCAGGCGACCATCAAAAGTCTCCTGAAGCTCGAGCCCAACAAGATCTGCGCTGATTGCAAGAAGAACAAGC ACCCGCGCTGGGCCAGCTGGAATCTGGGCATTTTCATCTGCATCCGATGCTCTGGCATCCACCGTGGCATGGGAACCCACATTAGCAGAGTCAAATCCGTCGACCTGGACTCATGGACCGACGAACAGCTCCAGAGCGTCTTGAACTGGGGCAATGCGCGCGCGAACAAGTACTGGGAAGCGAAGCTGGCCCCCGGCCACACCCCTTCCGAATCCAAGATAGAGAACTTTATCCGCACCAAATACGAGCTGAAGAGATGGGCAATGGATGGGCCGGTGCCAGACCCTGCAACCCTGGACGCTGCAGCAGACGATGATGTCCCATTAAGTATCGTCAAAGAGAAACAAGTTGTTGAAAGGAACGAGTCGATCAGGAAGGCTTCGATCGGACAGTCCCAAGCACCTCGAAAGGCTCCCCTGCCGGCGCCCGCGGTGGGAGACCTCATCGGCAGCGATGATCCTGTACCGGTGCGAGCAACTAGCGGGCCTCCCGTTGGCAGGATCACTCCCAAGGCCGAACCCGCCCCTCCGAAGACGACTGGCACCAAAGATTCTCTGCTCGGACTGGACTTCCTCGGCGAAGCTAACACGCCGCCCCGGCCTGCAAGCACCCCTGGAGTGAGCTCCGCTGGAGCTCAATCAAGACCGGATCTTAAACAGTCTATTCTATCATTATATGCTTCCGTTCCCAAGCCACAGCCtccgcaacagcagcagtatcagcagcaggGATTCGGAGGCCCGACCTCCCCAACCTTTAGTCACCACTCTCAGGGCTCGGTGGGCGGCTCAATGGGCGGTTTCAATGATGCTTTTGGTAGCTTGAACATAGGCAATGTCGCCGCTCCCAGGCCGGCACCAGTCGACCCCTTTGCCAGCCTGGGCACTAGGGCAGCAGCATCCCAGTCCACTAACAGCAGTGCCTTTGGCGGTTTGAGCGGAGGCAACTTCTTCAACTCAAAGCCTACACAACCTGCACAGCCTTCTCACCAATCAACCCTGTCCAACTCCAGCTCCGGATTTGGAGGATTCGGGGACTTTTCATCTcccatggctgctgccccGGCCCCTGTCCCCAAGGCGTCTTCTGCCATGGACGATCTCTTTGATTTCTCTGCGCCCGCCACTACTATTCAGCCGACTTCTCCGCCAGCCACGCAACCGAGTGCTCCGGTATCCAACTCGGTTTTCaacctctcttctccccagACCAAGCCCGTTGCTCCCGCTCCTGCGCCTGCACCGAGCTCGGCTGCAACCGCGCTGGGTGGAGCCAACCTATCGGGAGCTGACGTCTGGGGTGGCAACGAGTGGAGCAGCGGGCCATCCACGGCCGCCCCGATAGCTCAAAAGAGCCCTTCGCTGCCAAAGGCATCAGCACCCAGTCTTGGATGGGAGGGAGGTGCCTTTTCCAACACGCCAATTGTCCCCGGATCCAGTGGAGGCTTTGCCCCAGCTGCCCCCAAGGTCACCGCTGATGAGGAATTTGGCGGCTGGGCGAGCAGCACCGGTGGAGCTAGCTCTAACGTGACATCCAACCAGGGAGGCTTTGGAGGCAGTGACGATCTGTTCAACAATGTCTGGCAGTAG
- a CDS encoding uncharacterized protein (BUSCO:EOG092D4CHO) — MRFVHTFSRFIFTLSNFTRVKPPHQIPQRALQPLRLQSMSSIPFLSALFGSSSKPSSNMSYPDQRTDDEWRAILNPTQFRILREKGTEAPGTGEFNKHYPKEGAYTCAACDAPLYKATHKFNSGCGWPAYFDSIPGAVTRHEDRSFGTIRTEIVCSNCGGHLGHVFKGEGFPTPTDERHCVNSISLKFSPEDKVVENSSNDTKA; from the exons ATGCGCTTTGTGCATACATTCTCACGATTCATCTTCACTCTATCCAACTTCACTCGCGTTAAGCCCCCGCATCAGATTCCACAGCGCGCACTACAGCCTCTTCGATTGCAGTCCATGTCGAGCATCCCCTTCTTGAGCGCTCTATTTGGTTCTTCATCCAAACCATCATCCAACATGTCTTATCCTGACCAGCGAACCGATGACGAATGGCGCGCCATTCTGAATCCTA CGCAATTCAGGATTCTCAGAGAAAAGGGAACTGAGGCCCCCGGCACTGGAGAGTTTAATAAGCACTACCCCAAGGAGGGTGCCTACACCTGCGCTGCATGCGATGCGCCGCTCTACAAGGCGACGCACAAGTTCAACTCTGGCTGCGGTTGGCCGGCATATTTTGATAGCATCCCCGGCGCGGTTACCCGGCACGAGGACCGAAGCTTTGGCACCATCAGAACCGAAATTGTCTGCTCCAACTGCGGCGGCCACTTGGGCCATGTTTTCAAGGGAGAGGGATTCCCAACGCCTACGGATGAGCGCCATTGTGTGAATAGCATCAGCTTGAAGTTTTCACCGGAAGATAAGGTGGTGGAGAATAGCAGCAACGATACCAAGGCATAA